The Gemmatimonadota bacterium genome segment ACGATCGTCGTGCGGAACGGCGTCATCACCGCGGTGGGCGCCGGCCTGAGCGCGCCAGCCGGTGCCCGCGTGTGGGACCTCAAGGGGCTCACGGTCTATCCCGGCTTCATCGACGCCTCGGCTGATCTTGGCGGTGACGCGCCGCCGCAGGGGGGCGATGTGGGCCCCACGCACTGGAATCCGCAGGTGCGCGCCTGGTTCAGCACGACGGCCAACCTCAAGGACGATTCCACGCGACGCATCGCGCTTCGCTCGCTCGGCTTCGGCGCCGCGCTCGCGGTGCCGAGGCAGGGGATCTTCCGCGGCAGCGCTTCGGTGCTCAACCTCGGCGATGCGGGCGCGCGCGAGCGCATCATGCGCCCCGACCTCGCGCAGGCGATCGGTTTCCAGCGCTCCTTCGCACTGGGCGGGATGTATCCCAACTCGGCGATGGGGACGATTGCGCTGATGAAGCAGACCTTCATGGATGCGGAGTGGTACATCCGCGCCTGGGGGGCGTACGAGGGGAGCGGGCGCGCGTTGCTCCCGCCAGAGACGAGCGAGGCGCTCGCCGCGCTTGGCAAGGCGGTGAAGGGGCAGCAGCCCGTCTTCTTCGAGACGGGGAGCGAGGAGGAATACCTCCGCGCGTACAAGCTCGCGCAGGACTACAAGCTCACCCCGTGGTTCCGCGGCAGCGGCCAGGAGTATCGCCTCCTCGACGTGCTCAAGGGACGCACGCAGCCGCTGGTGGTGCCGCTCGCCTTCCCCGATGCGCCTAACGTGTCCGGTCCCGAGGCGGCGGCCAACGCGACGCTGGCGGAGTTGCGGCACTGGTACCTGGCCCCGACCAACCCGGCGCAACTGGCGGCGGCCGGGGTGCCGTTCGCCATCACGGCCGATGGTCTCTCGTCGCTGGCGCAGTTCCTCCCCAACCTGCGGACTGCCGTTGCGCGTGGGCTCGCGCCCGACAAGGCGCTGGCTGCGCTGACAACGATTCCTGCGGCATGGCTGGGGATCGAGAAGACGCACGGGACGATCGCGGTCGGCAAGGCGGCCAACCTGGTGGTGAGCGAGGGAGACCTCTTCACCCAGGAGTCGGCGGTGCGCGATGTGTGGGTGCAGGGGACGCGCTACGGCGTGACGCGCCCACCGCAGGTGGATCCGCGCGGGACGTGGACGATCACGTCGTCCGACGCCGGGACCTTCAACAGCGCCACGCTGCGCCTGGAAGGGCCGCTCAATCGCATTCGCGGGACGATCGAGATTGCCGGGCGTCGTCCGGTGAACCTGACGTCGGCGCGCATCACCGCCGAGACGGGGCGACTGGAGGCGACCTTCCCCGGCGAGGCGGTGGGGCTGGAAGGGGCGATGCTGCTGGCGGGGTCGGTGCGGGAGGCGGAGTTCTTCGGCTGGCTGTCGCTGCCTAACGGGACCGACGCCACGTATCGGGGGACGCGCACCGAGACGTACGAAGGGCCTGCCCGCGGCGCCGTCGCGGTGAAGGTCCCCAAGCTCGACCTGCCGTTCATGCGACCCTCCATGGAGTTCGGTCGCACGGCGGCGCCGGTGCAGCCGGCGGCGGTGGTGGTGCGCAACGCCACGGTGTGGACGCAGGGGGGGCAGGGCCGTCTGGAGAACGCCGACCTGCTGGTGCAGGCCGGCAAGGTGGTCCGCGTGGGGCAGAAGCTCTCGGCCCCCACCGGCGCGGTCGAGATCGACGCCACGGGGAAGCACGTCACCCCTGGGCTCATCGATCCGCATACGCACTCGGGAGTGAGCGCGGTGAACGAGAGCGGCTTCGCCATTGTCCCCGAGGTGCAGATGGGGGACGTGATCACGCACAACAACATCTGGTTCTATCGCCAGCTCGCTGGCGGGCTGACCACCACGATGATCAAGCACGGCTCGGCCAACCCGATCGGCGGCGAGAACGTGTACGTGAAGATCCGCTGGGGGTCGCTGCCTGACGAGTACAAGATTGCCGGGGCGCCGCGGACGGTGAAGTTCGCGCTCGGCGAGAACCCCAAGCGCTCCCCCACGCGCTATCCCAACACGCGCATGGGGGTGCAAGAGATCATTCGCGACCACTTCCTGGCTGCGCGCGACTACCAGAAGGAATGGAAGCGCTGGGAGAAGGAGAAGACGGGGATCCCGCCGCGCCGCGACCTGCGCATGGAGGCGATCCTCGACATCCTCGACCAGAAGCTGCTGGTGTCGTCGCACGGCTATCGCGCCGACGAGTTCCTGGCGCTCGTGCGCCTGGCGGAGGAGTTCGGCTTCCGGATCCAGACGCTGCAGCACGGCGTGGAAGCGTTCAAGATCGCCAGTGAGCTCAAGGCGTCGGGCGTTGCCGCCGTGGTCTGGAGCGACTGGGGGGCGTTCAAGATGGAGGCGTATGACAACACGACGTACAATGCGCGCCTGCTGATGGAAGCGGGCGTCGTGACATCGCTCCACTCGGACAACGCCGAGATCTCGACGCGCATGAACTGGGAGGCGGGGAAGCTGCTCCGCACCGGCGTCGACGAGATCGCCGCCCTCTCCACCGTCACCAACCAGTCGGCCAAGGCGATCGCGATCGACAGTCGGGTCGGGTCGCTCGAAGCGGGGAAGGATGCCGACTTCGTGATCTGGAACGGCAACCCGCTGTCGCAGTTCACCAAGGCCGAGCAGACGTGGGTGGACGGCCGACGCTACTTCTCGCTCGACGAAGACACGGCGCTGCGGGCGGAGACGGCCCGGCAGCGTGCGCAGCTCATCCAGGCGGTGCTGGCGGCAGCGCCCGCGGAGAACGCGCCGGCTGGCGCCCCCGCGCGTCCCCGTGGCACGGAGGGCTCGCGCCGATGACCCGCTCATTCCTTCTCCGACGCCTAACCCTGCGCATCATGCCCTCCACCGCGACCTCTCCCTCGATGCGCACCGTGCGCAGCGCTCTGCTCGCGCTGGCTGCGTCGATGACGCTCGCGCCGGTCGCGCTGCGCGCGCAGGAGCGCATGACCGTTCCCCCGCAGGATCGGCCCTTCGTACTGCGCGGGGCGACGATCCACACCGTCACCAAGGGGACGATCACCAACGGGACGATCGTCTTTGACCGCGGCCGGATCACCGCGATCGGCGGCGCCGAGGTGGCGGTGCCGACGGGTGCCAAGGTGGTGGATGTGAGCGGGAAGCACATCTATCCCGGACTGGTCGACGCCTACAGCACGGTCGGCATCACCGAGATCGGCGCGGTGGATGTCTCCAACGACATCAACGAACTCGGCGACTTCAACCCGAACGTGCGCGCCGAAGTCGCGGTGAACGCCGAGAGCCGGCACATCGGCACCACTCGCTCCGCCGGCGTGCTCGTCGCCTTCAGCACGCCGGAGGGCGGGGTGATCTCGGGGCTGTCGTCGGCGCTGTCGCTGGAAGGGTGGACGTGGGAAGAGATGTCGATGAAGGGGGCCGCGGCGCTCAACGTGAAGTGGCCCGACCCCAACGCGCAGCCGCGCCGTGGCTTTGGTGGTGGCCCTGGCGGTCGTGGCGCCGGCGGTCCGCCCCCCAAGAGCTACGCCGAGCAGGTGCAACAGATCAAGGACTGGTTCGGCGAGGCGCGGGCGTATCGTGATGCGGTGAAGTCGGGGCAGGACGTGCGCACCGATTCGCGCTATGCGGCGATGATCCCGGCACTCAACGGCGCGATCCCGGTG includes the following:
- a CDS encoding amidohydrolase family protein, which produces MRSALLALAASMTLAPVALRAQERMTVPPQDRPFVLRGATIHTVTKGTITNGTIVFDRGRITAIGGAEVAVPTGAKVVDVSGKHIYPGLVDAYSTVGITEIGAVDVSNDINELGDFNPNVRAEVAVNAESRHIGTTRSAGVLVAFSTPEGGVISGLSSALSLEGWTWEEMSMKGAAALNVKWPDPNAQPRRGFGGGPGGRGAGGPPPKSYAEQVQQIKDWFGEARAYRDAVKSGQDVRTDSRYAAMIPALNGAIPVVVAAEGAAQINDAITWAKAEGVKLVIRGGRDALFVADRLKAENVPVILTSTMSAPDRDYEGYDGAYATPAKLHAAGVRFAISGGSGGLYSNRLPWEAGVAVAFGLPEEEALKAVTINAAEFLGVSDKVGSLEVGKEATLLITTGTPLDMTSNIIQSYIQGREINMMDIHKLFFQKYMEKIKQQTPKKVVP
- a CDS encoding amidohydrolase family protein, which gives rise to MRASRFILGIAALAAGSLEAQQSSRTQPVTGLRDNSTGYHALVGARVVTAPGQALDNATIVVRNGVITAVGAGLSAPAGARVWDLKGLTVYPGFIDASADLGGDAPPQGGDVGPTHWNPQVRAWFSTTANLKDDSTRRIALRSLGFGAALAVPRQGIFRGSASVLNLGDAGARERIMRPDLAQAIGFQRSFALGGMYPNSAMGTIALMKQTFMDAEWYIRAWGAYEGSGRALLPPETSEALAALGKAVKGQQPVFFETGSEEEYLRAYKLAQDYKLTPWFRGSGQEYRLLDVLKGRTQPLVVPLAFPDAPNVSGPEAAANATLAELRHWYLAPTNPAQLAAAGVPFAITADGLSSLAQFLPNLRTAVARGLAPDKALAALTTIPAAWLGIEKTHGTIAVGKAANLVVSEGDLFTQESAVRDVWVQGTRYGVTRPPQVDPRGTWTITSSDAGTFNSATLRLEGPLNRIRGTIEIAGRRPVNLTSARITAETGRLEATFPGEAVGLEGAMLLAGSVREAEFFGWLSLPNGTDATYRGTRTETYEGPARGAVAVKVPKLDLPFMRPSMEFGRTAAPVQPAAVVVRNATVWTQGGQGRLENADLLVQAGKVVRVGQKLSAPTGAVEIDATGKHVTPGLIDPHTHSGVSAVNESGFAIVPEVQMGDVITHNNIWFYRQLAGGLTTTMIKHGSANPIGGENVYVKIRWGSLPDEYKIAGAPRTVKFALGENPKRSPTRYPNTRMGVQEIIRDHFLAARDYQKEWKRWEKEKTGIPPRRDLRMEAILDILDQKLLVSSHGYRADEFLALVRLAEEFGFRIQTLQHGVEAFKIASELKASGVAAVVWSDWGAFKMEAYDNTTYNARLLMEAGVVTSLHSDNAEISTRMNWEAGKLLRTGVDEIAALSTVTNQSAKAIAIDSRVGSLEAGKDADFVIWNGNPLSQFTKAEQTWVDGRRYFSLDEDTALRAETARQRAQLIQAVLAAAPAENAPAGAPARPRGTEGSRR